In Nicotiana tabacum cultivar K326 chromosome 21, ASM71507v2, whole genome shotgun sequence, one DNA window encodes the following:
- the LOC142175185 gene encoding uncharacterized protein LOC142175185, with the protein MAGKEVTSLEHNHPLFLQAADAPGLVLISIKLRGPENYALWSRVMKLALMGKGKLGFVDGTCVKSSKVWSDFKEKFDRCSFTRIYHLWTKIASFKQGFDSVTTYYTKMSDLWSELDVLVPLPLYDCEESRPSLEHLRNQRLLQFLMGLNESYNNVRINILLKKPVVIVNVAYDIVTQEESQRKLGVVDTNRDPLTMLAGKE; encoded by the exons ATGGCAGGAAAGGAGGTAACCTCACTCGAGcacaatcatcctctatttcttCAAGCAGCAGATGCACCAGGTCTAGTTTTAATTTCAATTAAGCTTAGAGGGCCAGAAAATTATGCCCTGTGGAGTAGGGTAATGAAACTAGCACTTATGGGGAAAGGCAAGCTTGGATTTGTAGATGGAACATGTGTAAAAAGCTC GAAAGTATGGAGTGATTTTAAGGAGAAATTTGATAGATGTAGTTTTACTAGAATATATCACCTCTGGACAAAGATTGCTAGTTTTAAACAAGGCTTTGATTCTGTGACTACTTACTATACAAAGATGTCAGATCTATGGAGTGAATTGGATGTGTTGGTACCTCTGCCTTTATATGATTGTGAAGAATCAAGGCCTTCATTAGAACACCTAAGAAATCAGAGACTTTTGCAATTTCTCATGGGCCTAAATGAGAGCTACAATAATGTAAGAATCAATATTCTTCTCAAAAAACCAGTTGTGATTGTAAATGTAGCATATGATATAGTCACACAGGAGGAGAGTCAAAGAAAACTAGGTGTAGTTGACACAAATAGAGATCCATTGACTATGCTTGCAGGAAAAGAATAG